One Campylobacter lari DNA segment encodes these proteins:
- the selA gene encoding L-seryl-tRNA(Sec) selenium transferase — protein sequence MNKFRNFPPINTLINNENLASYPLYLRSHFAKIVVSNCKKELSKNENLNFSLQDLLSKIAQSIDEFLNMQSQSLINASGVIIHTNLGRSIIDESIFERTKEIICSYSNLEFNMQSGKRGSRYDALSANLKILFDCEDCLVVNNNASAVFLILNTLAKNEEVITSRSELVEIGGNFRIPEVMLAAGVKLKEIGTTNKTHLYDYEKAINENTKMILKTHRSNFAFKGFFEEVSLSEIHALTKKKKLISYYDLGAGWCEKINKQLSKNEPSVKELLKHCDILSFSGDKLFGSTQAGIILGKKKYIQQLKKNQLLRMLRVDKITLAFLNETTKAYLEKEYEKIPTLKLLNDDLKTIEKKALFVKEKIPTKCELKASKSLVGGGSMPDKSLDTFVLSFDEKALLLQEKFRKKGVIGRVENGHFVLDFRSILEKDLNRLIHAIKEVFHA from the coding sequence ATGAACAAATTTAGAAATTTTCCACCCATAAACACACTTATAAACAATGAAAACTTGGCTAGCTACCCTTTGTATTTAAGATCTCATTTTGCAAAAATAGTTGTTTCAAATTGTAAAAAAGAACTAAGTAAAAATGAAAATTTAAATTTTAGCTTGCAAGATTTGCTAAGTAAAATTGCTCAAAGCATTGATGAGTTTTTAAATATGCAAAGTCAAAGTTTGATCAATGCTAGTGGAGTTATCATTCATACTAATCTTGGTCGTAGTATTATTGATGAGAGTATTTTTGAAAGAACTAAAGAAATCATCTGCTCTTATTCAAATTTAGAGTTTAACATGCAAAGTGGCAAAAGAGGCTCAAGGTATGACGCACTTAGTGCGAATTTAAAAATATTATTTGATTGCGAAGATTGTTTAGTTGTTAATAATAACGCTTCAGCTGTATTTTTAATCTTAAACACCTTAGCAAAAAATGAAGAAGTTATTACTTCAAGAAGTGAGCTAGTTGAGATTGGGGGAAATTTTAGAATTCCTGAAGTTATGCTAGCAGCTGGTGTTAAGCTAAAAGAAATAGGCACGACTAATAAAACTCATCTGTATGATTATGAAAAAGCCATCAATGAAAATACTAAAATGATTTTAAAAACCCATCGTTCTAATTTTGCTTTTAAGGGATTTTTTGAAGAAGTAAGCTTAAGCGAAATTCATGCTTTAACAAAAAAGAAAAAACTCATATCTTATTACGATTTGGGTGCTGGCTGGTGTGAAAAAATTAATAAACAACTTAGCAAAAACGAGCCAAGCGTGAAAGAGCTTTTAAAACATTGTGATATTTTAAGTTTTAGCGGTGATAAACTTTTTGGTTCTACTCAAGCAGGCATTATACTTGGAAAGAAAAAATACATTCAACAATTAAAGAAAAATCAACTTCTAAGAATGCTAAGGGTTGATAAAATCACTCTAGCTTTTTTAAATGAAACTACCAAAGCATACTTAGAAAAAGAATATGAAAAAATTCCTACACTAAAACTTTTAAATGATGATTTAAAAACCATAGAAAAAAAAGCACTCTTTGTCAAAGAAAAAATTCCTACAAAATGTGAGTTAAAAGCTTCTAAAAGTTTAGTAGGCGGTGGCTCTATGCCTGATAAAAGCTTGGATACTTTTGTGCTAAGTTTTGATGAGAAAGCTTTGCTTTTACAAGAAAAATTTAGAAAAAAAGGTGTGATTGGACGTGTTGAAAATGGGCATTTTGTGCTAGATTTTAGAAGTATTTTAGAAAAAGATTTAAACCGTTTAATCCACGCTATCAAAGAGGTATTTCATGCATAG